A single genomic interval of Ruminococcus sp. NK3A76 harbors:
- a CDS encoding ABC transporter permease: MRDPLNRRLPRELKSEWPKYFVIFLFFVLMISAVSGFLVSENSLKKASDEGFEKYKVEDGCFEYSEKLTDETLKEIAEKGEIDAYPNFYKEEAVQSFESSTFRVFADRTQIDLVDLLDGDMPKSDNELGIDRLFAENHDLKIGSAIKFADKEFTITGIVALSDYSCLFQSPSDMMFDNDKFGVGIVTKEGFKSIRDDHIHYRYSYFYNDRPDRDDDIEGKEKAEELIKTLSAYGELDEFIPAFTNQAIVFAPDDFGGDEVMITIFLYIVIVILAFVFSITISNTITKEASVIGVLRASGYTRGEMLRHYMIVPMLTLAAGAVVGNILGYTVLNDTFAHSYTASYSLTHYDIVFTPKAFILTTVIPFVLMFLINLIMLSVKLRLSPLRFLRHDLKKNGRKKAFRLNTKIPIMTRFRLRVIFQNMPNFVVIFAGVLFAELILMFSLVFKPMLNDFEKNTTENLLANYQYVLKAPVPTETEGAESCTTASLQNIGEKTDASIDEDVSIYGVEKNSKYVRLNSEKGKVDISTAYHKKYRIDVGDTLELKDKYSDKTYKFEVGGLYDYPAIIAVFMDKDMLNETLGYEDGYFNCYFSDDEIKDIDEKYIATRITVTELTKTSRQLIRSMGNMMFIFTFFGTVIFVLVIFLLAKIIIEKNTQSISMTKILGYNNSEINSLYIHTTSFVTVLSLIIGLIISDRLLAVLMFEAFKSYSGWFEYKLALSVVIETIGLGVITYALVALILSRKVKRIPLDEALKNVE, encoded by the coding sequence ATGAGAGATCCGCTTAACAGAAGACTGCCGAGGGAGCTTAAGAGCGAGTGGCCGAAATACTTTGTCATATTCCTGTTTTTTGTGCTTATGATATCGGCCGTGTCGGGCTTCCTTGTGTCGGAAAACAGCTTGAAAAAAGCCTCGGACGAGGGCTTTGAAAAATACAAGGTCGAGGACGGCTGCTTTGAATACAGCGAGAAGCTGACAGACGAAACGCTCAAAGAGATAGCCGAAAAGGGCGAAATTGATGCCTACCCCAACTTCTACAAGGAAGAAGCGGTGCAGAGCTTTGAATCTTCGACCTTCCGTGTATTTGCGGACAGAACGCAGATAGACCTTGTTGACCTGCTTGACGGCGATATGCCAAAAAGCGACAACGAGCTCGGCATCGACAGACTCTTCGCAGAAAACCATGACCTCAAAATAGGCTCTGCAATAAAGTTTGCCGACAAGGAGTTTACGATAACCGGCATAGTCGCACTTTCCGATTACTCCTGCCTGTTCCAGAGCCCGTCTGATATGATGTTTGACAACGACAAATTCGGTGTCGGCATCGTCACAAAAGAGGGCTTCAAGTCTATAAGAGATGACCACATACACTACCGCTACAGCTATTTCTACAACGACCGCCCGGACAGAGATGACGACATCGAGGGCAAGGAAAAGGCCGAGGAGCTTATAAAGACTCTCTCCGCCTACGGCGAGCTTGATGAGTTCATACCTGCGTTCACAAATCAGGCAATAGTCTTCGCACCTGATGATTTCGGCGGCGACGAGGTCATGATAACCATATTCCTTTATATAGTTATAGTGATCCTCGCATTTGTTTTCTCGATAACCATCTCCAACACGATAACCAAGGAAGCCTCGGTAATAGGCGTTCTCAGAGCGTCAGGCTACACAAGGGGCGAGATGCTTCGCCACTATATGATAGTGCCTATGCTCACACTCGCAGCAGGCGCTGTAGTCGGCAACATCTTGGGCTACACGGTGCTCAATGATACATTTGCTCACAGCTACACTGCAAGCTACTCGCTCACGCACTACGATATAGTCTTCACACCAAAGGCATTCATACTCACGACTGTGATACCCTTTGTGCTGATGTTTTTGATCAACCTTATCATGCTGAGTGTAAAACTCCGCCTCTCTCCCCTGCGCTTCCTCAGACACGACCTTAAGAAGAACGGCCGCAAGAAGGCATTCAGGCTAAACACCAAGATACCGATAATGACACGTTTCAGGCTCAGGGTGATATTCCAGAATATGCCCAACTTCGTGGTGATATTTGCAGGTGTGCTGTTTGCAGAGCTCATTTTAATGTTCAGCCTTGTCTTCAAGCCGATGCTGAATGACTTTGAAAAGAACACCACCGAAAACCTGCTCGCAAACTACCAGTATGTGCTCAAAGCACCTGTGCCTACCGAGACAGAGGGTGCTGAATCCTGCACGACTGCGAGCTTACAGAACATAGGCGAAAAGACAGATGCAAGCATCGACGAGGACGTATCTATCTACGGCGTTGAGAAAAACAGCAAGTATGTCAGGCTGAATTCAGAAAAGGGCAAGGTCGATATCTCGACTGCATATCATAAAAAATACCGCATAGATGTAGGCGACACGTTAGAGCTTAAAGACAAATACTCCGACAAGACCTATAAATTCGAGGTCGGCGGACTATATGACTACCCTGCTATAATCGCTGTATTTATGGACAAGGATATGTTAAACGAAACGCTCGGCTATGAGGACGGCTACTTCAACTGCTATTTCTCAGACGACGAGATAAAGGACATTGACGAAAAATACATCGCCACACGCATAACCGTGACCGAGCTTACCAAGACATCACGCCAGCTGATACGCTCAATGGGCAACATGATGTTTATATTCACGTTCTTCGGAACGGTGATATTCGTGCTCGTTATATTCCTGCTCGCCAAGATAATCATCGAGAAAAACACGCAGTCTATCTCGATGACAAAGATACTCGGCTACAACAACAGCGAGATAAATTCTCTCTATATCCACACGACGAGCTTTGTCACAGTGCTCTCGCTGATAATCGGGCTCATCATAAGCGACAGGCTGCTTGCAGTTCTGATGTTCGAGGCATTCAAGAGCTATTCGGGCTGGTTTGAGTATAAGCTCGCACTGTCGGTGGTTATTGAAACGATAGGCCTTGGCGTTATCACCTATGCGCTCGTTGCACTGATACTGAGCCGCAAGGTAAAGCGCATACCTCTTGACGAAGCGCTCAAAAATGTAGAATAA
- a CDS encoding glutamine synthetase III, with product MMNVPELFGSDVFNEAVMKERLPKQTYKALKKTINDGTPLGLDVANVVANAMKDWACEKGCTHYTHWFQPMTGLTAEKLDSFISPTEEGHVIMEFSGKELIKGEPDASSFPSGGLRATFEARGYTAWDPTSFAFIKENTLCIPTAFCSYNGEALDKKTPLLRSMEAINKSALRVLKLFGSDATRVISNVGPEQEYFLIDREMYSHRKDLIYTGRSLYGAPAPKGQELEDHYFGTIKTRVAAYMKDLDEQLWKLGVYAKTKHNEVAPAQHELAPIFGTTNIATDHNQLTMEIMKRTARKHGFKCLLHEKPFAGINGSGKHNNWSISTNTGVNLLDPGKTPAENAQFLLFLTAVIKAVYKHQDVLRASVASAGNDHRLGANEAPPAIISIFLGDELTAILDAIVNGKKYEGEHVDMEIGVDVLPNFPKDTTDRNRTSPFAFTGNKFEFRMPGSRLSCAGPNTVINTIIAETLDDFSEKLESASDFKAALNELIRTTIKECEPIIFNGNGYSDEWPVEAEKRGLLNLKSTPEAVPTFATPENIALFEKYGVYTATELHSRVEILLDEYVKTLNIEALTMVDMAKKDILPAAASYVKDLAETANLSKNIGAPAEFETELVKKLSVLMADMYKKLGALEDAIVKAHDITDVAQAANYYHDVVFAAMGELRATADEIEVSVGEKYWPYPTYGQLLFYVK from the coding sequence ATTATGAACGTACCCGAGTTATTTGGCAGCGATGTATTCAATGAAGCAGTCATGAAGGAGCGCCTTCCCAAGCAGACATACAAGGCACTTAAGAAGACTATCAACGACGGCACACCTTTAGGACTTGATGTTGCAAACGTTGTTGCAAACGCTATGAAGGACTGGGCTTGTGAAAAGGGCTGCACACACTATACTCACTGGTTCCAGCCGATGACAGGCCTTACAGCAGAGAAGCTCGACAGCTTTATCTCCCCTACAGAGGAAGGCCACGTTATTATGGAATTCTCGGGCAAGGAGCTCATCAAGGGTGAGCCTGATGCTTCCTCGTTCCCCTCCGGCGGCTTAAGAGCTACTTTCGAGGCAAGAGGCTATACAGCATGGGATCCTACATCATTCGCATTCATCAAGGAGAATACACTTTGCATCCCTACAGCATTCTGCTCCTATAACGGTGAAGCACTTGATAAGAAAACTCCTCTCCTGCGTTCTATGGAAGCTATCAATAAGTCAGCTCTCAGAGTATTAAAGCTCTTCGGTTCTGACGCTACAAGAGTTATCTCAAATGTCGGCCCCGAGCAGGAATACTTCCTCATCGACAGAGAGATGTATTCTCACAGAAAAGACCTTATCTATACAGGCCGCTCGCTCTACGGCGCACCTGCTCCGAAGGGTCAGGAGCTTGAAGACCACTACTTCGGTACTATCAAGACAAGAGTTGCAGCTTACATGAAGGATCTTGACGAGCAGCTCTGGAAGCTCGGCGTTTATGCAAAGACAAAGCATAACGAAGTTGCTCCCGCACAGCACGAGCTCGCACCTATCTTCGGTACAACAAATATCGCAACAGACCACAACCAGCTCACAATGGAGATCATGAAGCGTACAGCAAGAAAGCACGGCTTCAAGTGCCTGCTCCATGAAAAGCCTTTCGCAGGCATCAACGGCTCCGGTAAGCACAACAACTGGTCTATCTCTACAAACACAGGCGTAAACCTCCTTGACCCCGGTAAGACACCTGCTGAGAACGCACAGTTTTTGCTCTTCTTAACAGCAGTTATCAAGGCAGTTTACAAGCATCAGGACGTGCTCAGAGCTTCCGTTGCATCGGCCGGCAATGACCACCGTCTCGGCGCTAACGAAGCACCTCCGGCTATCATCTCCATCTTCCTTGGCGATGAGCTCACAGCTATCCTCGACGCTATCGTAAATGGCAAGAAGTACGAGGGCGAGCACGTTGACATGGAGATCGGCGTAGACGTTCTCCCCAACTTCCCGAAGGATACAACAGACAGAAACAGAACTTCACCTTTCGCATTCACAGGCAACAAGTTCGAGTTCAGAATGCCCGGTTCAAGACTTTCCTGCGCTGGCCCGAACACAGTTATTAACACGATCATCGCAGAAACACTTGACGACTTCTCCGAAAAGCTCGAAAGCGCTTCCGACTTCAAGGCAGCACTCAATGAGCTCATCAGAACAACTATCAAGGAATGCGAGCCTATCATCTTCAACGGCAACGGTTATTCCGACGAGTGGCCTGTTGAGGCTGAAAAAAGAGGATTACTTAACCTTAAGTCCACTCCTGAGGCTGTTCCTACATTCGCAACACCTGAGAACATCGCACTCTTTGAGAAGTACGGTGTATACACAGCAACAGAGCTCCATTCAAGAGTTGAGATACTCCTTGACGAGTATGTAAAGACACTCAACATCGAGGCTCTTACAATGGTAGACATGGCTAAGAAGGATATCCTTCCTGCTGCTGCAAGCTATGTAAAGGATCTTGCTGAGACTGCAAACCTTTCCAAGAACATCGGCGCACCTGCTGAGTTCGAGACAGAGCTTGTAAAGAAGCTCTCAGTGCTCATGGCTGATATGTATAAGAAGCTCGGCGCACTTGAAGATGCTATCGTCAAGGCTCACGACATCACAGATGTTGCGCAAGCAGCAAACTACTACCACGATGTAGTATTCGCAGCTATGGGCGAGCTCAGAGCTACCGCAGATGAGATAGAGGTATCCGTAGGCGAGAAGTACTGGCCTTACCCGACATACGGTCAGCTGCTCTTCTATGTAAAATAA
- a CDS encoding zinc-ribbon domain-containing protein, producing MAFCRNCGKEIDDKAVICIHCGVPQEDIQSNTNNDNEDRKATAAEILASILLPIVGVIIGIVYLSKGKKTAGTTALIAGIVAWFVYYVLFFAG from the coding sequence ATGGCATTTTGCAGAAACTGTGGAAAAGAAATTGACGATAAAGCTGTTATATGTATTCATTGTGGTGTTCCACAAGAGGATATTCAGAGCAACACTAACAACGATAACGAAGATAGAAAAGCAACCGCTGCCGAAATACTTGCATCTATATTATTGCCTATCGTTGGCGTAATAATCGGCATTGTATATCTGTCAAAAGGAAAGAAAACAGCGGGTACTACTGCTCTTATTGCAGGTATTGTTGCTTGGTTTGTTTATTATGTTTTGTTCTTTGCCGGATAA
- a CDS encoding ABC transporter ATP-binding protein: MFLEISDVKKSFGDGESRVEVLKGINAEIEKGEFCVLLGPSGSGKSTLLNIIGGIDSADNGYISINGEKTKDMNEKALTFYRRKHLGYIFQMYNLIPNLNIKENIEVGAYLSDSPLDVDELLKALGLYEHRHKLPNQLSGGQQQRTAIGRAVIKNPDILLCDEPTGALDFKTSKEILGVISDLNQKYGSTVIMVTHNDAIKNMADRVIKLRDGVIRKNYLNESKLTAQELDW, encoded by the coding sequence ATGTTTCTGGAGATAAGTGACGTAAAAAAGAGCTTTGGTGACGGTGAGAGCCGTGTCGAGGTGCTTAAGGGAATAAACGCCGAGATAGAAAAAGGCGAATTCTGCGTGCTGCTCGGTCCTTCCGGGTCTGGCAAATCGACGCTTCTTAACATCATCGGCGGCATCGACTCTGCTGATAACGGGTATATATCCATTAACGGCGAAAAGACCAAGGATATGAACGAGAAAGCGCTCACCTTCTACAGGCGCAAGCACTTAGGCTACATATTCCAGATGTACAACCTTATCCCGAACTTAAATATCAAGGAGAATATAGAGGTCGGTGCTTATCTTTCCGACTCGCCGCTCGATGTAGACGAGCTGCTCAAAGCGCTCGGGCTTTACGAGCACAGGCACAAGCTGCCAAACCAACTCTCAGGCGGCCAGCAGCAGAGAACTGCTATCGGCAGAGCAGTTATCAAGAACCCCGACATACTCCTCTGCGATGAGCCGACAGGTGCGCTCGATTTCAAGACCTCGAAGGAGATACTCGGCGTTATAAGCGACCTCAATCAGAAATACGGCTCGACAGTCATAATGGTAACACACAACGACGCCATAAAGAACATGGCAGATAGAGTGATAAAGCTGCGTGACGGCGTGATAAGAAAGAACTACCTTAACGAGAGCAAGCTGACAGCGCAAGAGCTTGACTGGTAA